A window of Torulaspora globosa chromosome 8, complete sequence contains these coding sequences:
- the MSH6 gene encoding mismatch repair ATPase MSH6 (ancestral locus Anc_8.235): MTTKTTGSGQKRMKQSSLLSFFSKQPHSPSPAARKPVRKLKNGTETLPNGFSKELKKPANKLLFVGMDEDESDASGFVTANDSINVPDVVQKLAEEKAEAEKSSSISKQHDLEEDGEKTLSNADSPKNKGDSSIAAEGGESTLSSSGRRMKENVSYAEASDESDTEQTPNVPRKRRRMQTEVVDDEDEYVPDKKESEDDVVMDDDDDDGDLLELAETSSPKVVKRAAKLTPSRLPRNLVSRSNVDRVSSPPKHQKFNKQNEERYHWLVELRDASGRPVTDPQYDPRTLYVPQSAWSKFTPFEKQYWEIKSKMWDCIVFFKKGKFFELYEKDAILGNHLFDLKIAGGGRANMQLAGIPEMSFDYWASQFIQHGYKVAKVDQRESMLAKEMREGSKGIVKRELQCVLTSGTLTEGNMLQSDLATYCLAVREEPGNFYAMQEESKPIAGTAKRLFGVSFIDAATGELNMIEFEDDDECTKLDTIMSQVNPKEVIMEKDNLSNLAHKIVKFNAAPQAIFNYIKPDTEFYGYERTYDELTSSDSKYFADITQWPAVLRKYYEQGKRIGFSAFGGLLYYLQWLKLDESLLTMGNMKEYNPTRFKNSLIMDGVTLQNLEIFSNSFDGTDKGTLFKLFNRAITPMGKRMMKNWLMHPLLQKDKINERLDTVEALLSDSNLRDVLETAFAKLPDLERLLSRVHSRNLKVKDFDKTIQGFETITELLETLSSHNLNGSLLNYVSTIPKSLIADVQSWSNAFDRTKAVDEGVLIPQRGVEQDFDESLDKILQLEEQLEDVLNTYKKQFKCSTLQYKDCGKEIYTIEVPVSIANKIPSSWVQMAANKTAKRYYSDEVRALARSVAEARELHKVLEEQLKDRLCKKFDMHYGTSWMPTVQIIASIDCLLALVRTSESLGQLSCRPQLVDEIDGKTGAPLNGFLKFKSLRHPCFNLGTTSAKDFIPNDVELGKDYPQLGLLTGANAAGKSTVLRMTCIAVIMAQMGCYVPCESAILTPVDRIMTRLGANDNIMQGKSTFFVELSETKKILDLATNRSLLVVDELGRGGSSSDGFAIAESVLHHVATHIQSLGFFATHYASLGQCFTGHPQVRPLKMSILVDEKAKNVTFLYKLIEGQSEGSFGMHVASMCGISKEIVENAQKAAENMEHTSNLVKQKIAALNSHHDNVTSLSLGVESDFVRLVFGDGLKNTRLGTGENVQIYDNNIKRNVLTSLFSIIESLDG; the protein is encoded by the coding sequence ATGACTACAAAAACCACCGGCTCTGGCCAGAAACGTATGAAGCAATCGAGCTTGCTAtcattcttctccaaacAACCTCATAGCCCCAGCCCGGCTGCAAGAAAGCCAGTAAGGAAACTAAAGAATGGTACGGAAACTCTGCCGAATGGATTTTCTAAAGAACTAAAAAAACCTGCGAATAAGCTGCTTTTTGTTGGGatggatgaggacgaaTCGGATGCTTCAGGGTTTGTGACAGCCAATGATAGTATCAATGTCCCAGATGTGGTTCAAAAACtagcagaagaaaaagctgaagcagagaagAGCTCCAGTATTTCAAAGCAGCACGATCTAGAGGAAGATGGCGAAAAGACGCTTTCGAATGCAGACTCGCCAAAGAACAAAGGGGATTCTAGCATAGCTGCTGAAGGTGGCGAAAGCACTCTATCGTCCAGCGGCCGAAGGATGAAGGAAAACGTCAGTTATGCGGAGGCCTCTGATGAGAGCGACACGGAACAGACACCCAATGTCccaagaaagagaagaagaatgcaAACTGAGGTTgttgatgacgaagacgagtACGTGCCTgacaagaaagaaagcGAAGACGATGTGGTGATggatgatgacgacgatgatggTGATCTTTTGGAGTTGGCAGAGACCTCTTCGCCCAAGGTTGTAAAAAGGGCAGCTAAACTCACACCCTCTCGGCTTCCTAGGAACCTGGTTAGTAGGTCAAATGTGGATAGAGTTTCATCACCTCCGAAGCATCAGAAATTCAATAAGCAGAACGAGGAGAGGTACCATTGGTTGGTCGAACTGCGGGATGCTTCCGGCCGTCCAGTGACTGATCCGCAGTATGATCCTCGTACCCTTTACGTTCCGCAGTCCGCCTGGAGTAAATTCACGCCCTTTGAGAAACAGTACTGGGAGATCAAGTCTAAGATGTGGGACTGTATAgtattcttcaagaagggGAAATTTTTCGAGCTATATGAGAAGGATGCTATACTGGGCAATCATCTGTTTGACCTTAAAATTGCTGGTGGTGGGCGCGCTAATATGCAACTCGCAGGTATTCCTGAGATGTCTTTCGATTATTGGGCGTCTCAGTTTATCCAGCACGGCTACAAAGTGGCCAAAGTGGACCAAAGAGAATCAATGCTGGCGAAGGAGATGAGAGAAGGATCGAAGGGAATAGTGAAAAGAGAATTGCAGTGCGTTTTAACTTCCGGCACGTTGACAGAGGGCAACATGCTACAATCTGATTTAGCCACGTACTGTCTGGCAGTTCGGGAAGAGCCAGGCAACTTTTATGCGATGCAGGAAGAAAGCAAACCTATAGCGGGAACTGCCAAGCGATTGTTTGGTGTTTCATTTATTGATGCCGCTACTGGTGAGCTAAATATGATAGAATTCgaggacgatgacgaaTGCACAAAATTGGATACCATCATGTCTCAAGTgaatccaaaagaagtCATTATGGAGAAAGACAACTTGAGTAACCTAGCTCATAAAATTGTCAAATTCAATGCCGCTCCGCAGGCTATTTTCAACTACATCAAACCAGACACAGAGTTCTATGGATATGAGAGAACATACGACGAACTAACATCGTCAGATTCGAAGTACTTTGCTGATATAACACAGTGGCCGGCGGTGTTGAGAAAGTACTACGAACAGGGAAAACGGATAGGTTTCAGTGCCTTCGGTGGGCTCTTATATTATCTCCAATGGCTGAAACTGGATGAAAGCCTTTTGACTATGGGAAACATGAAAGAATACAATCCTACTAGGTTCAAAAATTCGTTGATAATGGATGGCGTAACGTTGCAGAACTTGGAAATATTCAGCAATTCTTTTGATGGAACTGATAAAGGAACTTTGTTTAAACTGTTCAATAGGGCAATAACACCAATGGGTAaaagaatgatgaagaattggcTCATGCATCCATTGCTGCAGAAGGACAAAATTAATGAAAGACTGGATACAGTCGAGGCTCTTTTATCAGACAGCAATTTAAGGGATGTTTTGGAGACTGCTTTTGCAAAGCTTCCAGATTTGGAAAGGCTTCTTTCGCGGGTTCATTCAAGAAACCTCAAAGTTAAAGACTTCGATAAGACAATTCAAGGATTTGAAACAATCACTGAATTATTGGAGACCCTTTCATCCCATAATCTCAACGGATCATTGCTTAACTACGTTTCTACTATACCCAAATCCTTAATCGCTGACGTGCAGAGCTGGTCAAACGCTTTCGATCGCACGAAGGCAGTGGATGAAGGAGTTCTTATCCCGCAAAGAGGAGTGGAACAAGATTTCGATGAATCACTTGATAAAATACTACAGCTTGAGGAACAGTTGGAGGATGTGCTGAACACATACAAAAAACAGTTCAAATGTTCAACATTGCAATATAAAGATTGCGGTAAGGAGATTTACACTATTGAAGTTCCTGTCTCGATAGCAAACAAAATACCTTCAAGCTGGGTGCAGATGGCCGCAAATAAAACAGCAAAGCGTTACTATTCTGATGAGGTAAGAGCTCTGGCACGATCAGTGGCAGAAGCTCGTGAATTACATAAAGTACTGGAGGAACAATTGAAAGACCGATTATGCAAAAAGTTTGACATGCATTATGGAACCAGCTGGATGCCAACAGTGCAAATAATTGCTAGTATTGATTGTTTACTAGCGCTAGTACGAACTTCAGAATCTCTTGGCCAGCTCTCATGTAGACCTCAATTGGTGGATGAGATAGATGGTAAAACAGGAGCACCGCTCAACGGCTTCCTCAAATTCAAATCTCTAAGACATCCCTGCTTCAATTTGGGGACGACTTCGGCAAAGGATTTCATCCCCAATGATGTTGAGTTGGGAAAAGATTATCCACAACTCGGACTTTTGACTGGTGCCAATGCAGCAGGGAAGTCAACCGTTTTAAGAATGACATGTATCGCCGTTATTATGGCTCAAATGGGTTGCTACGTACCTTGTGAGTCTGCTATATTAACCCCAGTGGACCGAATCATGACACGGTTGGGTGCCAATGATAACATCATGCAAGGTAAGTCGACCTTTTTTGTTGAGCTTTCCGAGACCAAGAAGATTTTGGATCTCGCCACAAATAGATCATTGTTGGTTGTAGACGAGCTGGGCCGAGGTGGTTCTTCAAGCGATGGATTTGCGATTGCAGAGAGTGTTCTGCATCATGTAGCGACGCATATCCAAAGTTTGGGCTTTTTTGCAACTCATTATGCTTCTTTAGGGCAGTGTTTTACGGGCCATCCACAAGTGAGGCCTCTTAAGATGAGCATTTTAGTTGATGAGAAGGCTAAGAACGTTACATTTTTGTACAAGCTAATAGAGGGCCAAAGTGAGGGCTCTTTTGGTATGCATGTCGCTTCGATGTGTGGAATTTCTAAGGAGATAGTGGAAAATGCACAGAAAGCCGCGGAAAACATGGAACATACTTCTAATCTTGTGAAGCAAAAGATAGCCGCTTTAAATAGTCACCATGACAATGTTACTTCATTGTCATTAGGAGTGGAGAGCGATTTTGTACGCTTAGTATTTGGTGACGGCTTGAAGAATACGAGACTAGGTACCGGAGAGAACGTTCAAATTTATGACAACAATATAAAGCGCAATGTCTTAACGAGCCTGTTCAGCATTATTGAAAGCCTTGACGGATAA